In Deltaproteobacteria bacterium, a single genomic region encodes these proteins:
- a CDS encoding tetratricopeptide repeat protein, with product MRSRFQSRDSAADGVVRGPQSAGKVPTVEMDMEKELSEIRKEVVESRNLVIKTDNLLKNLHAELKVVSKRQEEIFKKGWVGSAIAYVGFIGLALGGSILIANARLASSHDEVGTLTKQVDELKAQLGTVNAELAARKTSSDSAGKVYNAIADGQSEQARLKAVDALAALDRTKLSGLESRALDDRARLLKAELANTALEEGRAAFRRNDSKGTALSLKRFLTLAPESPEATQASFMLGNALHEEHDWAGSIAPLERFVTNAKGQKDADYALLMLAQAYENTGDHAKAMATADRGTREYPGSRFIADLQHLYSRAKKATADAAVPPPGAPAPAPAPAPNHN from the coding sequence ATGCGTAGTCGATTCCAGAGCCGCGATTCCGCCGCCGACGGCGTGGTGCGCGGTCCGCAAAGCGCCGGGAAGGTGCCCACCGTGGAGATGGACATGGAGAAGGAGCTTTCCGAGATCCGCAAGGAGGTGGTCGAGAGCCGCAACCTGGTCATCAAGACCGACAACCTCCTCAAGAACCTGCACGCCGAGCTCAAGGTGGTGAGCAAGCGCCAGGAGGAGATCTTCAAGAAGGGCTGGGTGGGCTCGGCCATCGCGTACGTGGGCTTCATTGGCCTGGCGCTCGGCGGCTCGATCCTCATCGCGAACGCACGCCTGGCGAGCAGCCACGACGAGGTGGGCACGCTCACCAAGCAGGTCGACGAGCTCAAGGCCCAGCTCGGCACCGTGAACGCCGAGCTCGCGGCGCGCAAGACGTCCAGCGACAGCGCGGGCAAGGTCTACAACGCCATCGCCGATGGGCAGAGTGAGCAGGCGCGCCTCAAGGCCGTCGACGCCCTCGCCGCGCTGGATCGCACCAAGCTCAGCGGCCTCGAGAGCCGCGCGCTGGATGATCGCGCCCGCCTGCTCAAGGCGGAGCTCGCCAACACCGCGCTCGAGGAGGGCCGCGCCGCCTTCCGCCGCAACGACTCCAAGGGCACCGCGCTCTCGCTCAAGCGCTTCCTCACGCTGGCGCCGGAGTCGCCCGAGGCCACGCAGGCCAGCTTCATGCTCGGCAACGCGCTGCACGAGGAGCACGACTGGGCGGGCTCGATTGCGCCGCTGGAGCGCTTCGTCACCAACGCCAAGGGCCAGAAGGACGCCGACTACGCGCTGCTCATGCTCGCGCAGGCGTACGAGAACACCGGCGACCACGCCAAGGCCATGGCCACCGCGGATCGCGGCACGCGCGAGTACCCCGGGAGCCGCTTCATCGCGGACCTGCAGCACCTCTACTCGCGCGCCAAGAAGGCCACCGCCGACGCCGCCGTCCCGCCGCCGGGTGCGCCGGCGCCGGCCCCTGCGCCCGCGCCGAACCACAATTGA